A stretch of the Leopardus geoffroyi isolate Oge1 chromosome B2, O.geoffroyi_Oge1_pat1.0, whole genome shotgun sequence genome encodes the following:
- the EDN1 gene encoding endothelin-1: MDYFPVIFSLLFVAFQGAPEAAVLGAELSTGLDSGGEKPAPSAPWRPRRSKRCSCSSLLDKECVYFCHLDIIWVNTPEHIVPYGLGSPSRSKRSLKDLFATKATDHRNRCQCASQKDKKCWTFCQVGKELRGQDSMEKGWDDQKKGQDCSEPGEKCTHHQLVAGRKIRRLDAVRNSIKTAFRVAKLKAEIYREKKVTHNRTH, encoded by the exons ATGGATTATTTCCCCGTgattttctctctgctgtttGTGGCTTTCCAAGGAGCTCCAGAAGCAG CGGTCTTGGGCGCGGAGCTCAGCACTGGCCTGGACAGCGGAGGGGAGAAGCCGGCTCCCAGTGCGCCCTGGCGGCCCCGACGGTCCAAGCGCTGTTCCTGCTCTTCCCTGTTGGATAAGGAGTGTGTCTACTTCTGCCACCTGGACATCATCTGGGTCAACACTCCCGA GCACATCGTCCCGTATGGACTTGGAAGCCCTTCTAGGTCTAAGCGATCCTTAAAGGACTTATTTGCCACGAAGGCGACAGACCACAGGAACAGATGTCAGTGTGCCAGCCAGAAAGACAAGAAGTGCTGGACTTTTTGCCAAGTGGGAAAAGAGCTCAG GGGTCAAGACAGTATGGAGAAGGGCTGGGATGACCAGAAGAAGGGACAAGACTGTTCTGAGCCTGGAGAAAAGTGTACTCATCACCAGCTGGTGgcgggaagaaaaataagaag GTTGGATGCCGTCAGGAACAGCATCAAAACAGCTTTCCGTGTTGCAAAGCTGAAAGCGGAGATctacagagagaagaaagtgacCCACAACCGAACGCACTGA